A genome region from Rhodopirellula islandica includes the following:
- a CDS encoding tetratricopeptide repeat protein encodes MDATRQPNATRKTHPAKREWIFTLVVGGCLTLTSTGCASRSMSLASMNPFAGKGTATVSEPNKGPSFIASAGDSVGKAAGGVGNATKSAWGKTTGTVASWFGRDSKENDYNSDPLSLENEPGQLEPDVLVANGQLWESTGNLTKAMESYSKALEESPSHASALTSVARLHFREGNHSKAAEFFQKAIAQSPNDAALYNDLGLTLGKLNQHGMAVQTLARALELAPGTSRYANNLASVHFESGQSEEAYKVLAANNKPAVAHFNMAFLHYKKGQNADAQIHLQQAVTHEASAAGDPATKRAIDRSREMLAQLNPGMGTSPAANIASAGSTGRAIGAAAGPVATVASAPAHMANQTPPSYAAPPSYAIPGAIQPTATQPVVPGSNSAVSFQESSAGQTAGSPKADPAAASTEATGSTPPVNFSLPE; translated from the coding sequence ATGGACGCCACACGTCAGCCAAACGCAACTCGCAAGACTCATCCAGCCAAACGCGAATGGATTTTCACGTTGGTGGTGGGTGGTTGCCTCACGTTGACTTCCACTGGATGTGCCTCTCGATCAATGTCGTTGGCATCCATGAATCCCTTCGCAGGCAAGGGAACAGCCACGGTCAGCGAGCCCAACAAGGGCCCTAGTTTCATCGCTTCTGCGGGGGACTCGGTCGGGAAAGCGGCAGGGGGTGTCGGCAATGCAACCAAGAGCGCGTGGGGAAAAACCACCGGAACGGTTGCCAGCTGGTTTGGTCGTGATTCGAAAGAAAACGACTACAACAGTGATCCGTTGTCGTTGGAGAACGAGCCTGGTCAATTGGAACCGGATGTGTTGGTTGCCAACGGACAGCTTTGGGAATCGACCGGCAATCTGACCAAGGCCATGGAAAGCTATTCCAAGGCACTCGAGGAATCACCGAGTCACGCTTCCGCGTTGACCAGCGTGGCACGGCTGCATTTTCGAGAAGGCAATCATTCGAAGGCTGCGGAGTTCTTTCAAAAAGCAATCGCACAAAGCCCAAACGACGCGGCGTTGTACAACGACCTGGGTTTGACGCTCGGGAAATTGAATCAGCACGGGATGGCAGTGCAAACCTTGGCTCGCGCCTTGGAACTGGCACCCGGCACATCTCGCTATGCCAACAACCTGGCCAGCGTGCACTTCGAATCGGGGCAGAGCGAAGAGGCCTACAAGGTCTTGGCGGCCAACAACAAACCCGCCGTGGCTCACTTCAACATGGCGTTTTTGCACTACAAAAAAGGGCAGAACGCGGACGCTCAAATCCACCTGCAGCAGGCTGTCACTCATGAAGCCTCCGCCGCAGGCGATCCGGCCACCAAGCGTGCCATCGATCGCTCTCGTGAGATGTTGGCTCAGTTGAACCCTGGAATGGGAACGTCGCCGGCTGCCAACATCGCTTCGGCGGGATCGACTGGCAGAGCGATTGGTGCCGCTGCGGGACCCGTGGCCACCGTGGCTTCGGCACCTGCCCACATGGCAAACCAGACACCGCCTAGCTATGCCGCTCCGCCCAGCTACGCCATTCCTGGTGCGATTCAGCCCACTGCGACCCAGCCAGTTGTTCCTGGCAGCAATTCCGCGGTGAGCTTCCAGGAATCCAGTGCGGGCCAGACTGCTGGCTCGCCGAAGGCGGACCCAGCAGCGGCTTCGACAGAAGCCACGGGCTCCACTCCACCGGTGAACTTCAGTTTGCCGGAGTGA
- a CDS encoding alpha/beta hydrolase encodes MSHRRSFAFVFAAAFTFQSIGVGDFVSAADATRDAGPSSEVVEEQFVYKTVSDESSGKTTKLFVDWTRPADWSAEDSRPAVVFFHGGGWTGGKPGQFASHSKELAERGMVCFRVKYRLLDKESKTPPDTCVEDASDAFRSIRANASKFGIDPKRMATGGGSAGGHLAAYLGMMEDQVVSGVSRKPAAMLLFNPVYDNGPGGWGTARVGDDYAKYSPAHNITKDDPPSIVFLGTNDNLIPVATGERFRDRCEEVGVRSELHLYEGQPHGFFNAKKTDGGGKIYRDTMEKTFAFLESLDWID; translated from the coding sequence ATGAGTCACCGACGTTCGTTTGCATTTGTTTTTGCGGCCGCATTCACATTTCAATCGATCGGAGTGGGTGACTTCGTCTCCGCTGCCGATGCCACGCGCGATGCGGGACCATCGAGCGAAGTGGTGGAGGAGCAATTTGTCTACAAAACGGTCAGCGACGAATCGTCGGGCAAGACGACCAAGTTGTTCGTCGACTGGACGCGACCAGCGGATTGGTCGGCGGAAGATTCTCGTCCTGCCGTCGTCTTCTTCCACGGCGGTGGGTGGACGGGTGGCAAACCGGGCCAGTTTGCTTCGCACAGCAAGGAACTTGCGGAGCGCGGCATGGTTTGTTTTCGCGTGAAGTATCGGTTGCTGGATAAAGAGTCGAAAACGCCACCGGATACCTGCGTCGAGGATGCCTCGGATGCGTTTCGTTCCATCCGAGCCAACGCCAGCAAGTTCGGGATCGATCCGAAGCGGATGGCGACCGGCGGTGGTTCAGCAGGCGGTCACTTGGCAGCCTACTTGGGGATGATGGAGGACCAAGTCGTGAGCGGAGTTTCTCGCAAGCCAGCAGCGATGCTGTTGTTCAACCCCGTCTACGACAACGGACCCGGCGGATGGGGCACGGCACGCGTGGGCGACGACTATGCGAAGTACTCACCTGCTCACAACATCACGAAGGACGATCCGCCGTCGATCGTGTTCTTGGGCACCAACGACAATTTGATCCCGGTTGCAACCGGAGAACGATTTCGCGACCGTTGCGAAGAAGTCGGAGTTCGCAGCGAACTGCATCTCTACGAGGGCCAGCCACACGGGTTCTTCAATGCGAAGAAGACCGATGGAGGAGGCAAGATTTACCGCGACACGATGGAAAAGACGTTCGCGTTCTTGGAGTCGCTTGACTGGATCGATTGA
- the mscL gene encoding large conductance mechanosensitive channel protein MscL: MGLVQEFKEFALKGSVIDLAVGVVIGGAFGGIVKSLVDNIIMPPINLLTARSGVNFKEAALTIETESPKLDDAGKIIEGEGAGMLVQDYPILNYGPFTQTIFEFLLIAIALFVAIKLINAARARMEDEPEEEEVAKPSEDIQLLREIRDALQKS; the protein is encoded by the coding sequence ATGGGTTTGGTTCAAGAGTTTAAAGAGTTTGCACTCAAAGGCAGCGTCATCGATTTGGCGGTTGGGGTGGTGATCGGCGGTGCCTTTGGTGGCATCGTGAAGTCGTTGGTCGACAACATCATCATGCCTCCGATCAATTTGTTGACAGCTCGCTCGGGGGTCAACTTCAAAGAGGCCGCTCTGACAATTGAAACGGAGTCGCCCAAGCTCGACGATGCTGGCAAGATCATCGAAGGCGAAGGTGCCGGGATGCTGGTTCAGGACTATCCGATTTTGAACTACGGCCCATTCACTCAAACCATTTTTGAATTCCTGTTGATCGCCATCGCCTTGTTCGTAGCGATTAAGCTGATCAATGCAGCTCGGGCGCGAATGGAAGATGAACCGGAAGAGGAAGAAGTCGCCAAGCCGAGCGAGGACATTCAACTGTTGCGAGAAATTCGCGACGCCCTTCAAAAAAGCTGA
- the hmpA gene encoding NO-inducible flavohemoprotein — translation MLSENTIRIVKEITPAVAANAETITRRFYERMFEANPEVKVFFNQSHQHTGGQQKALAGAICAYFTHIDNPAVLLPAVELIAQKHCSLGIQAEHYPIVGANLLAAIKDVMGDGATEEVLGAVEEAYGFLADIFIGRENEIYQNQAQVPGGWNGTRTFVVSRKTPESDCVTSFYLTPEDGGDLPAFKPGQYITVHVDHPVTPTSPRNYSLSDHWQEPHYRISVKREGALQADAPGGLISNHLHDEMQEGNLIEVGPPCGEFTLDPTEKAAEPIVFLAGGIGVTPLLSMAKSLLKAQPNAEVVFVQAARNSASQAFADELKALAESSPGLQLRTIYDNPLPDDLASGKCDETGLLTKEQIAEWTPVGTARYFFCGPKPFMNLVHSALSEMGVADHRLKYEFFGPKQELVPA, via the coding sequence TTGCTCAGTGAAAACACCATTCGCATCGTCAAAGAGATCACGCCCGCTGTCGCCGCCAACGCAGAGACGATCACGCGGCGATTTTATGAGCGGATGTTTGAGGCGAATCCGGAGGTCAAGGTTTTCTTCAACCAGTCGCACCAGCACACGGGCGGTCAGCAGAAAGCCTTGGCGGGTGCGATCTGTGCCTACTTCACTCACATCGACAATCCCGCGGTGTTGTTGCCCGCCGTGGAACTGATCGCTCAGAAGCATTGTTCGCTAGGGATTCAAGCCGAACACTATCCGATCGTGGGCGCGAATTTGTTGGCGGCGATCAAGGATGTGATGGGCGACGGCGCGACGGAAGAAGTCCTGGGCGCGGTGGAGGAAGCGTATGGGTTCTTGGCTGACATCTTCATCGGTCGCGAAAACGAGATCTATCAGAACCAAGCCCAGGTGCCCGGCGGATGGAACGGCACGCGAACCTTTGTCGTGTCGCGAAAGACGCCCGAAAGTGACTGTGTGACATCGTTCTATTTGACTCCGGAAGACGGAGGGGACTTGCCTGCTTTCAAACCAGGCCAATACATCACCGTTCACGTCGATCATCCGGTCACGCCCACTTCGCCTCGCAACTACAGTTTGTCCGACCATTGGCAAGAGCCTCACTATCGGATCAGTGTCAAACGCGAGGGAGCACTGCAAGCCGATGCGCCGGGCGGTTTGATTTCGAACCATTTGCATGACGAGATGCAGGAAGGGAATTTGATCGAAGTCGGGCCACCGTGCGGAGAATTCACGCTTGATCCCACTGAGAAGGCGGCGGAACCCATTGTGTTCTTGGCTGGCGGAATCGGAGTGACCCCGTTGCTGTCGATGGCGAAGTCATTGTTGAAGGCTCAACCCAACGCAGAAGTTGTGTTTGTGCAGGCGGCTCGCAACAGCGCATCGCAAGCGTTTGCGGATGAGTTGAAGGCACTCGCGGAATCGTCGCCTGGGTTGCAGTTGCGAACGATCTACGACAATCCTTTGCCGGATGATTTGGCATCGGGAAAATGCGACGAAACAGGGTTGCTGACCAAGGAACAGATCGCTGAATGGACGCCGGTTGGGACGGCTCGGTATTTCTTCTGTGGCCCGAAGCCTTTCATGAATCTGGTTCATTCGGCTTTGTCCGAGATGGGAGTGGCGGACCATCGGTTGAAGTACGAATTCTTTGGTCCCAAGCAAGAATTGGTGCCGGCATAG
- a CDS encoding S10 family peptidase — protein MLLFLSTNVLGDDAPPSKDTTAEEKSSDKLTDQFVTTEHSFSVAGETIDYTATAGRLVMQTDELDPKAEVFFVSYTRKSDDITKRPITFCFNGGPGSSSVWLHLGMLGPKIIRFPDDASVLRPPYHLDENHQSLLDITDLVFIDPVSTGYSRPAKDVNKSDFHGYNEDVRSVGQFIHDYTTQFERWLSPKLILGESYGGLRVAGLSGYLRDHYKMELNGAIVISGAINFQTLRFSPSNDVPDVCFLPTYTATAWYHKQLDEELQSLPLAEVVAKSEKFAYRQYAPALLKGTSIGKKELQRVAEELASLTGLSEEYLLSSNLKISMQRFGKELLRDQALTVGRFDGRYTSIDRDSAGETPEFDASGAAIFGPFTACLNDYMHRDLKYKDRRVYEILTGNVHPWSYKPFEGRYVDASETLRRAMTANPSFKLFVACGYYDLATPHFAMEYTIDHMGLSSERSKNLTIKHYEGGHMMYVHEPSLKQLRQDLVEFYKDAVGETAQ, from the coding sequence ATGCTGTTGTTTTTGAGCACCAATGTGCTTGGCGACGACGCTCCCCCCTCGAAGGACACCACGGCAGAAGAGAAATCAAGTGACAAATTGACGGACCAATTTGTCACGACCGAGCACTCTTTCAGCGTGGCAGGAGAGACGATTGACTACACCGCCACCGCGGGTCGCTTGGTCATGCAAACTGACGAACTGGACCCCAAAGCGGAAGTCTTCTTCGTCTCGTACACTCGCAAGAGCGACGACATTACCAAGCGTCCGATCACGTTCTGCTTCAACGGCGGACCGGGTTCCTCTTCGGTTTGGCTGCACCTGGGAATGCTGGGGCCCAAGATCATCCGCTTCCCGGATGATGCGTCTGTGTTGCGTCCTCCGTATCACCTCGATGAAAACCACCAGAGTCTGTTGGACATCACCGACCTGGTGTTCATCGACCCCGTCAGCACGGGATACAGTCGTCCCGCGAAAGACGTCAACAAGAGCGATTTCCATGGCTACAACGAAGACGTCCGCAGCGTCGGCCAGTTCATCCATGACTACACCACCCAGTTCGAACGTTGGCTCTCACCGAAATTGATTCTTGGCGAAAGCTACGGTGGACTTCGCGTTGCGGGGCTGAGCGGCTACCTGCGAGACCACTACAAAATGGAACTCAATGGCGCCATCGTGATCTCCGGCGCCATCAACTTTCAAACGCTGCGGTTCTCGCCCAGCAACGACGTCCCTGACGTTTGCTTCCTGCCGACCTACACGGCGACGGCTTGGTACCACAAGCAACTCGATGAGGAACTGCAATCGCTTCCACTGGCGGAAGTCGTCGCGAAATCGGAGAAGTTCGCTTACCGCCAATACGCCCCTGCTCTGCTGAAAGGAACCAGCATCGGCAAAAAGGAACTTCAACGTGTCGCCGAGGAACTCGCAAGCCTGACAGGCCTGTCGGAAGAGTACTTGTTGTCGTCCAACCTCAAGATTTCGATGCAGCGTTTTGGCAAGGAGTTGCTTCGCGATCAAGCGTTGACGGTCGGCCGATTCGACGGTCGTTACACAAGCATCGACCGTGACTCAGCCGGTGAGACGCCCGAATTCGATGCCAGTGGGGCCGCGATCTTTGGCCCCTTCACGGCTTGCCTGAACGATTACATGCATCGCGATTTGAAATACAAGGATCGACGCGTCTACGAAATCTTGACCGGCAACGTGCATCCGTGGAGCTACAAACCCTTCGAAGGCCGCTACGTCGATGCGTCGGAAACCTTGCGTCGAGCGATGACAGCCAACCCGTCCTTCAAATTGTTTGTCGCTTGCGGGTACTACGATCTCGCCACGCCCCACTTCGCGATGGAGTACACCATCGACCACATGGGTTTGTCCTCGGAACGAAGCAAGAACTTGACGATCAAGCATTACGAAGGTGGGCACATGATGTACGTTCATGAGCCGTCTCTCAAACAACTGCGTCAAGACCTGGTCGAGTTCTACAAGGATGCCGTTGGCGAAACCGCTCAATAG
- a CDS encoding DOMON domain-containing protein, whose translation MPSFAALSGGPIFADVRIAWDVTGIGFHLLVNGKRQLPWCRETRLDESDGLHLWMDTRNSPNIHRATQHCHRFLWLPAGGGPKRERAVAAMVPINRARTNPKPIRPDALKIHAIPRHDGYELSGLIPADALTGYDPKDQSQIGFYYLVADRELGNQALTLSTDFPVAEDPSLWSEAALISS comes from the coding sequence GTGCCGTCTTTTGCGGCGCTCTCAGGCGGTCCGATCTTTGCCGATGTGCGCATCGCGTGGGACGTGACCGGCATCGGGTTTCACTTGTTGGTCAATGGGAAACGTCAGTTGCCATGGTGTCGCGAAACTCGATTGGATGAGAGCGATGGGTTGCACCTTTGGATGGACACGCGGAACAGTCCCAACATCCACCGCGCGACCCAGCATTGCCATCGGTTTTTATGGTTGCCCGCTGGCGGTGGCCCTAAACGTGAGCGAGCCGTTGCGGCGATGGTGCCCATCAATCGGGCGAGAACCAATCCCAAACCCATCCGTCCGGACGCGCTGAAGATTCACGCAATCCCTCGGCACGATGGGTATGAGTTGTCTGGTTTGATTCCCGCCGATGCGTTGACGGGATACGACCCCAAGGACCAATCGCAGATCGGTTTCTATTACCTCGTCGCGGATCGGGAACTCGGCAACCAAGCGTTGACGCTCAGCACCGATTTCCCGGTCGCGGAAGATCCATCGTTGTGGTCAGAAGCCGCGTTGATCTCCAGCTGA